A genomic region of Catalinimonas niigatensis contains the following coding sequences:
- a CDS encoding c-type cytochrome has protein sequence MNNLFSYLLFFLLIFFGCDRERQNENASIQNLSVQEKMRFNQYMVYGQTLYTQHCSNCHQEEGTGLRRVIPPLAKSDYMLEDIKRTVCLIRYGLEDTIKVNGQAYHQKMPANEKLTALEIAQITTYITNTWGNDKGYISVKETTEHLESCK, from the coding sequence ATGAATAATCTTTTTAGCTATTTACTCTTTTTTTTACTAATTTTTTTTGGGTGTGATAGAGAGAGACAGAATGAAAATGCATCTATTCAGAATTTAAGTGTACAGGAAAAGATGAGGTTTAATCAATATATGGTATACGGACAAACGCTATATACACAACATTGTAGCAACTGTCATCAGGAAGAGGGTACAGGCCTGAGGCGTGTTATTCCACCACTTGCGAAGTCGGATTATATGCTGGAAGATATTAAGCGTACTGTCTGTTTAATTAGATATGGTTTAGAAGATACAATAAAGGTAAATGGGCAAGCCTATCATCAAAAAATGCCAGCTAATGAAAAATTGACAGCACTGGAAATTGCCCAAATTACCACCTACATCACAAATACATGGGGAAATGACAAAGGTTATATTTCTGTAAAAGAAACTACTGAACATTTAGAAAGTTGTAAATAA
- a CDS encoding HAD family hydrolase, protein MISKEKHKVAVFDINGTLYRKSSKEEFFKYICFKKGYKLLNIFQLLFFKIISKARLINQTEFKENFFNYLDNLPPEKVMQYAREYWSIEYPRYFNEKLLQRVNELRQEGVQIFCISGGLDVYMDALFEQYKTVDHYFCTKTKYTGRTYKIVGEACKGEEKVRKLDEHFKYEPYTIVEAYSDSQEVILDHADKAYLINSEGEIQDYPSDKK, encoded by the coding sequence ATGATAAGTAAAGAGAAACATAAAGTGGCTGTATTTGATATCAATGGCACACTTTATAGGAAATCTTCCAAGGAAGAATTTTTTAAATACATCTGCTTCAAAAAAGGATATAAGCTCTTGAATATTTTTCAACTTTTGTTCTTCAAAATTATAAGCAAAGCTCGTTTGATTAACCAAACGGAGTTTAAAGAAAATTTCTTTAATTATCTGGATAATCTGCCTCCCGAAAAAGTAATGCAGTATGCCCGGGAATACTGGTCTATTGAATATCCTCGGTATTTTAATGAAAAGCTTTTGCAGAGAGTGAATGAATTGCGTCAGGAAGGAGTACAGATTTTTTGTATCTCAGGTGGACTGGATGTGTATATGGACGCTCTTTTTGAGCAGTACAAAACAGTGGATCACTATTTCTGTACCAAAACGAAATATACCGGGCGTACCTATAAGATTGTGGGTGAAGCCTGTAAAGGTGAGGAGAAAGTCAGAAAACTTGATGAACACTTTAAATATGAGCCTTACACCATCGTTGAGGCCTACTCAGATAGTCAGGAAGTAATTTTGGATCATGCTGATAAGGCTTATCTGATAAATTCGGAAGGGGAAATTCAAGACTATCCATCGGATAAGAAATGA
- a CDS encoding SCO family protein, whose translation MRAIETSQYFILICLSCLFAACSDNASQQETDSTLPYLGRHNYEEKTVNEQTVVDTLYHKVADFNFVDQDSTLITLSTFNDKIYVTDFFFTSCPTICPVMKTQMLRVYEKFKDNDEVALLSHTIDPEYDTVALLHDYAERLGVSSDKWHFVTGEKDAIYEMGLKSYMVTAMEDDQEPGGFIHSGAFILVDKNKHIRGMYDGTEKEQVDRLIHDIEKLLREYHADEKAI comes from the coding sequence ATGAGAGCAATAGAAACATCTCAATATTTCATCCTAATATGTCTTAGCTGTTTATTCGCAGCTTGTTCTGACAATGCGAGTCAACAGGAGACAGATTCTACCTTGCCTTATTTGGGTAGGCATAATTATGAAGAGAAGACGGTGAATGAGCAAACTGTGGTAGATACGCTATATCATAAAGTGGCCGACTTCAACTTCGTAGATCAGGATAGTACCCTGATTACACTCTCCACTTTTAATGATAAGATTTACGTTACGGACTTTTTCTTTACAAGTTGTCCCACGATATGCCCTGTAATGAAGACTCAAATGCTACGAGTGTATGAGAAATTTAAAGATAATGACGAGGTTGCATTGCTCTCTCACACCATAGATCCAGAATATGATACTGTGGCTTTGTTGCATGATTATGCTGAAAGGTTAGGGGTTTCCAGTGATAAATGGCATTTTGTAACTGGAGAAAAGGATGCTATCTATGAAATGGGGCTGAAGAGTTATATGGTAACTGCGATGGAAGATGACCAAGAACCTGGTGGTTTTATTCATAGCGGTGCATTTATTCTGGTGGATAAGAATAAGCATATTCGTGGGATGTATGATGGTACAGAGAAAGAACAGGTTGATCGTTTGATTCATGATATTGAAAAATTACTTCGGGAATATCACGCTGATGAAAAAGCGATATGA
- a CDS encoding tetratricopeptide repeat protein, whose protein sequence is MDEQAIQKAERIDRFLQGKMTQEEQKAFEYQLAQDTGLQEELEKTDMTRQAVRQLGLRVEVKDIRERMLQEEQAKTLHVNRAQPIQETALDEPLHANRKLYSFYQYSYRIAAGIALVLVSFVAVQMVTIDPESLYASKMELNVNSDVTRGREETSNQAAIRDAYQQNNFEAAVSIYTNLDSPSSLERYFAAAAYLQLDQYDNAISTYQQILANEQEGGNEFLRQESSYKLALTYIRQREYDKALPILEKLDNNYEYYDNLISSPFLWKLKLLRFKDGLLG, encoded by the coding sequence ATGGATGAACAAGCGATACAAAAAGCTGAAAGGATAGATCGCTTTCTACAGGGAAAGATGACCCAGGAAGAACAAAAAGCCTTTGAATACCAACTGGCTCAGGATACCGGTCTGCAAGAAGAATTAGAGAAAACCGACATGACCCGTCAGGCTGTTCGCCAGCTTGGTTTACGCGTGGAGGTGAAAGATATACGGGAACGTATGCTTCAGGAAGAGCAAGCAAAAACTTTACATGTTAATAGAGCTCAACCCATACAGGAAACTGCTTTAGATGAACCTTTACATGCTAATCGCAAGCTGTATTCTTTCTATCAGTACAGTTATCGTATTGCTGCTGGCATAGCGCTGGTACTTGTGTCTTTTGTGGCGGTTCAAATGGTAACGATTGATCCTGAAAGTTTGTATGCCAGCAAAATGGAGCTTAATGTAAATAGTGATGTTACCCGAGGCAGAGAAGAAACAAGTAATCAGGCGGCTATTCGGGATGCTTATCAGCAAAATAATTTTGAGGCGGCGGTTAGTATTTATACAAATCTGGATTCACCTTCATCTCTAGAGAGATATTTTGCAGCAGCAGCTTATCTCCAACTGGATCAGTACGACAATGCGATCAGTACCTATCAACAGATATTAGCAAATGAGCAGGAGGGAGGAAACGAATTTTTACGACAGGAGTCTTCTTATAAACTCGCACTAACGTATATCAGACAAAGAGAATATGATAAAGCGTTGCCGATCTTAGAGAAGTTGGACAATAATTATGAGTATTATGACAACCTTATCAGTAGCCCCTTTCTTTGGAAACTAAAATTACTCAGATTTAAGGATGGTCTTCTTGGCTAG
- a CDS encoding ABC transporter ATP-binding protein — MLSITNYRKQFESFLVLDIPYLQIPPGVHIFRGRNGAGKTTFFKSLAGLLPFEGNIEVDGVSQKKQPIHYRRQISYAEPEPIYPDFLTSHDLLHFVAQARQVADDRWKNLVVQLQMEAFLDQPCETFSSGMLKKLSLAMALTGNQLLYC, encoded by the coding sequence TTGCTATCCATTACTAATTATAGAAAACAATTTGAGAGCTTTCTGGTCCTGGATATTCCTTATTTACAAATACCACCGGGAGTTCATATATTCAGAGGAAGAAATGGTGCAGGGAAAACCACTTTTTTCAAATCCTTAGCGGGGCTTCTACCTTTTGAGGGAAATATTGAGGTTGATGGAGTGAGCCAGAAAAAGCAACCCATACATTATCGCAGGCAAATCAGTTATGCTGAACCTGAGCCTATCTATCCGGATTTTCTGACATCTCATGATTTACTGCATTTTGTAGCACAAGCCAGGCAAGTAGCAGATGATCGTTGGAAAAATCTGGTTGTACAGCTCCAGATGGAAGCATTTCTGGATCAGCCCTGTGAAACTTTTTCAAGTGGAATGTTGAAAAAACTATCACTCGCTATGGCGTTGACCGGAAACCAGTTACTATACTGTTAG
- a CDS encoding sensor histidine kinase — MIKSAETNEEILAQIGHDLKGMLARIRSCNYTLYKNFEKDLDEDSRQFFQTIERDCTAIKSIIHNMISVDSCFEEDAMQAPKTVIINHVIRNVVKEYPARTFKEKNIQFVYEDIDEEIAIYVDEQAITRVLEQLLSNACKFSHPSGQIIVKLVKYANVANISVSDQGIGIPKKLRPYIFNKFSKATRRGTEGEESSGLGLYLAKNIIERHQGSIWYESQEGSGSNFFINLPVRERI, encoded by the coding sequence ATGATTAAAAGTGCTGAGACAAATGAAGAGATATTAGCCCAGATCGGTCATGATCTCAAAGGAATGTTAGCCAGGATACGTTCCTGTAATTATACACTTTATAAAAACTTTGAAAAGGATCTGGACGAGGATAGTCGACAGTTTTTTCAGACAATTGAACGTGACTGTACAGCTATCAAAAGTATCATTCATAATATGATCTCAGTAGATTCTTGTTTTGAAGAAGATGCTATGCAAGCTCCCAAAACGGTCATTATCAATCATGTGATCAGAAATGTAGTCAAGGAATATCCTGCCCGGACTTTCAAGGAAAAAAACATTCAGTTTGTTTACGAAGATATAGATGAAGAAATTGCTATATATGTAGATGAGCAAGCTATTACCAGGGTATTAGAGCAGTTGCTTTCTAATGCGTGTAAATTCTCTCATCCTAGTGGACAGATTATTGTAAAGTTAGTTAAATACGCAAATGTTGCTAATATCTCTGTGTCAGATCAAGGAATAGGGATACCTAAAAAGCTAAGGCCTTATATCTTTAACAAATTTAGTAAAGCTACCCGACGTGGCACCGAAGGAGAAGAATCAAGTGGTCTAGGTTTATATTTGGCCAAAAATATCATAGAACGACATCAAGGAAGCATTTGGTACGAAAGTCAGGAAGGTAGTGGATCAAATTTCTTCATTAACCTGCCCGTAAGAGAGCGAATTTGA
- a CDS encoding RNA polymerase sigma factor: MKKAGNQVSDQDIIDSIRNKEKIEPTVHYLYVNYYDSLASYIRSNNGNDQDAEDIFQESIVVFIEAVSQGKFRGDSKIKTFLYAIMRNLWLNELKRRNRTLHRETRYYDENPKVQESVQVSLRETEAKQQIASLVAQLGNNCKKILNLFYYQDMPMKEIYQEMGYENEQIARNMKYKCMKKMHALLDANEEMKQHFKNLFVNG, from the coding sequence ATGAAAAAGGCAGGAAATCAAGTTTCTGATCAGGATATTATTGATAGCATCAGAAACAAAGAAAAGATTGAGCCTACAGTGCATTATTTGTACGTAAACTATTATGATAGCCTGGCTAGTTATATCAGGAGTAATAATGGAAATGATCAAGATGCGGAGGATATTTTTCAGGAGAGTATTGTGGTATTCATAGAGGCGGTAAGCCAGGGAAAATTTAGAGGAGACAGCAAGATCAAAACTTTTTTATATGCCATTATGCGCAACCTGTGGCTCAATGAACTGAAGAGACGCAACCGAACTTTGCACCGTGAAACCAGGTATTATGATGAAAACCCTAAAGTACAGGAGAGTGTGCAGGTGAGTTTGCGCGAAACGGAAGCCAAGCAACAGATCGCTTCTTTAGTGGCTCAGTTGGGTAATAACTGCAAGAAAATACTGAACCTATTTTACTATCAGGATATGCCAATGAAAGAAATTTATCAGGAAATGGGTTATGAAAATGAACAGATTGCCCGTAATATGAAATATAAGTGCATGAAAAAAATGCATGCCTTATTAGACGCCAATGAAGAGATGAAGCAACATTTTAAAAACTTATTTGTCAATGGATGA
- a CDS encoding CHAT domain-containing protein, protein MTRHCLLIVFFLICFIDTTYAQTSALLKADSLFFAGEQLYNLPNPTEASDRKAISLFQNAIRIYREANINTLNLANAYANIGAIYQDQGSANKAIAEYQRAIAIKKNINPLADSSYFKELVLIGNNFFYLHQQDSALNYYDLAEAIIKRYTTISHARRLYNSLGLAYYTLGNYQQSLNYYEKAILSLNPNERDYLRDKNNFKNNIATSYAKLGNYQEALDTYKEIGESAPQFPALTHNLGKIYAELEMYDSAIMYLNASAQTEVAVTKINALNNLGGVFLSINNADSAEMYFRHSLWENLEAYSASNSLLAEAHTGIAKSFVLRNQADSALSYYHKALSDVAPNFSPDSSRMSSNQLSQVASLQHFFRTLQGIAHTYRIKYSLDRELTDLQYSLQNYHHAIRTAHHIQKTYDNDEAKLFLVQTVYPVYEEAISVAYQLYAHSGKRQYAELAFQFSELSKASVLSEILREVEIKSSGGMSDSLIQEEKRQKQQIARVRLQMMESQDSSKITSLGQILNEHEISLARTVKSLQKDEKFYRLKYQQATLNIAHLQSQLLEEADALVEYFIGQDSLYSFLLTRDHFLIKTQPLDSFFYQAISDVQAQLYDYQMGEAYTQSEQAYTLYQKLVAPFEKEISDKERLIIVPDGQLNYIPFEMLNDDPASNHYLIFNHAFSYAYSASLLEEAISNRKAEESNQVLAMAPFAGDEEGNIRSNGFSLLFGSKAEVENIGGSIYLENQATKRLFLELVSSYGIIHLATHASIDNNDPLQSFIAFYPNQDESASGYRLYTQELYNLRLDSVKLVVLSACETGNGQLVRGEGIISLARAFAYAGCPNIITTLWKAQDRATATIASSIHQYLRQGHTKAQALRMAKIDYLESKEVHHLTKTPYYWANFIFIGDTVPIYKPSYAWFWWGLIGLLILVGLFWLAKKTILKSE, encoded by the coding sequence ATGACACGCCACTGCTTATTGATTGTTTTCTTTCTGATTTGCTTTATAGATACAACCTATGCACAGACATCCGCCTTACTGAAGGCGGATAGTCTGTTTTTTGCAGGTGAACAATTATACAACTTACCCAACCCTACTGAGGCAAGCGACAGAAAAGCAATCTCTCTTTTTCAGAATGCCATTCGGATTTACCGGGAGGCTAATATCAATACGTTGAACCTGGCAAATGCTTATGCTAATATAGGGGCAATTTATCAGGATCAGGGAAGTGCCAATAAAGCTATCGCTGAATATCAGCGGGCAATAGCCATAAAGAAAAATATCAATCCGCTGGCAGATTCTTCTTATTTCAAAGAGCTGGTCCTCATCGGAAACAATTTTTTCTATCTACACCAACAGGACTCAGCCCTAAACTACTACGATCTGGCTGAAGCCATAATCAAAAGGTACACTACAATAAGTCATGCCAGAAGACTCTACAACTCTTTAGGTCTGGCTTATTATACCCTTGGCAATTACCAGCAATCCCTCAATTACTACGAGAAGGCCATCCTTTCTTTGAATCCAAATGAAAGAGACTATCTACGTGACAAGAATAACTTCAAAAACAATATAGCGACTTCCTATGCCAAACTGGGCAATTATCAGGAAGCTTTGGACACTTACAAAGAAATAGGTGAAAGTGCACCTCAGTTTCCGGCACTGACCCATAACCTGGGCAAGATATATGCAGAACTTGAGATGTACGACAGTGCCATTATGTATCTCAATGCATCAGCTCAAACTGAGGTAGCTGTCACAAAAATCAATGCGCTTAACAATTTAGGCGGAGTATTTTTAAGTATCAACAATGCGGACTCTGCCGAGATGTACTTTCGTCATTCTCTCTGGGAAAACCTGGAAGCTTATTCTGCCTCCAATTCATTACTTGCTGAAGCCCATACAGGAATTGCAAAATCTTTTGTTTTACGCAATCAGGCAGATAGTGCTTTGAGCTATTACCATAAGGCCCTGAGTGATGTAGCCCCCAACTTCAGCCCTGACAGCAGTAGAATGAGTTCTAATCAATTGAGTCAGGTGGCTTCATTACAGCATTTTTTTAGGACACTTCAGGGGATAGCACACACTTATCGTATCAAGTACTCTCTTGATCGTGAGCTGACAGACCTGCAATACAGTCTTCAAAATTACCATCATGCCATACGTACTGCTCATCATATCCAAAAAACCTATGATAATGATGAAGCCAAGCTTTTTCTGGTGCAAACTGTTTATCCTGTCTACGAAGAGGCAATCAGTGTAGCCTATCAGTTGTACGCACATAGTGGTAAACGCCAGTATGCTGAGCTGGCTTTTCAGTTTTCTGAACTTAGCAAAGCCTCTGTTCTTTCTGAGATCCTGAGGGAGGTGGAGATAAAATCATCCGGTGGAATGAGTGACAGCCTCATACAGGAAGAAAAAAGACAGAAACAGCAAATTGCCCGGGTGCGTCTGCAAATGATGGAGTCTCAGGATTCCAGTAAAATCACCAGTTTAGGGCAAATTTTGAATGAGCATGAAATCAGCCTGGCCAGAACGGTAAAGTCACTACAAAAAGATGAAAAATTTTATAGACTCAAATATCAGCAGGCTACTTTAAATATCGCGCATCTGCAAAGTCAACTGCTGGAAGAGGCAGATGCCCTGGTGGAATATTTTATCGGGCAGGATAGCCTGTACAGTTTTTTGCTTACCCGGGATCACTTTCTGATCAAAACACAACCCCTGGACTCTTTTTTTTATCAAGCCATAAGCGATGTACAGGCTCAGTTATATGATTATCAGATGGGGGAAGCTTATACGCAAAGTGAGCAGGCTTATACCCTTTACCAAAAGCTTGTTGCGCCTTTTGAAAAAGAAATCAGTGATAAGGAAAGACTTATCATTGTACCAGATGGGCAGTTAAATTATATCCCTTTTGAAATGCTCAATGATGACCCTGCTTCCAACCATTATTTGATCTTCAATCATGCATTTAGCTATGCCTATTCTGCCTCATTGCTTGAAGAAGCCATCAGCAACCGCAAAGCTGAAGAATCTAATCAGGTGCTGGCCATGGCTCCCTTTGCGGGAGATGAGGAAGGCAATATCCGCAGTAATGGTTTCAGCCTTCTATTTGGCTCCAAAGCAGAAGTAGAGAATATTGGCGGTAGTATTTATCTGGAAAATCAGGCAACCAAACGACTGTTTCTGGAATTGGTCAGTTCTTATGGCATCATCCATCTGGCTACCCATGCCAGCATTGATAATAATGACCCGCTACAGTCCTTTATCGCCTTTTATCCTAACCAGGACGAATCAGCTTCCGGTTATCGGCTTTATACACAGGAGTTGTACAACCTGCGTCTGGACAGCGTCAAACTGGTGGTGCTTAGTGCCTGTGAAACAGGTAACGGTCAGTTGGTAAGAGGCGAAGGAATCATCAGTCTGGCAAGAGCTTTCGCTTATGCAGGTTGTCCTAATATCATTACTACCTTATGGAAAGCACAGGACAGAGCTACCGCTACCATTGCTTCCAGTATTCATCAATATCTCAGGCAGGGACATACTAAAGCTCAGGCTTTACGGATGGCTAAAATTGATTATCTGGAATCTAAAGAAGTACATCATCTCACAAAAACACCTTACTATTGGGCTAACTTTATTTTCATTGGAGATACTGTCCCTATTTATAAACCTTCATATGCGTGGTTTTGGTGGGGCTTAATAGGACTGCTTATTTTGGTGGGGCTATTCTGGCTAGCCAAGAAGACCATCCTTAAATCTGAGTAA